A genomic window from Streptomyces sp. 846.5 includes:
- a CDS encoding cytosine permease gives MTAAPTEISEYGDHVLAVEPTGAEPVPEDARHGRPLGLLWTWTSPNMEFATVFVGVLAVGVFGLGFWQAVLAIVLGTGLGAVAHGFLGLSGPRHGVPQMVAGRSAFGYWGNALPAGLNALTAGIGWFAVNSVSAAYALNTLLGWPALLCLFIVVVLQVGIAYFGHNFIQSAEKYTFPLLTVVFLIAAGVILSKSDVSAATGAHAFPGAFLLTAGATFGYAAGWTPYGSDYTRYLPKSAPKWAVGLWPALGVFLSCVLLEVVGAASATIAAPSTLSPTAAFTHALPTWLADLTLLAIAVGGIAANALNIYSGSLSFVAMGIKLPAAVRRATVALVFGLAGTLVAWSGLHDSGTKYENFLLVITYWIGPWLAIVFTDRVLRRGQSDEEIASVLGDKAFSNWAAPIAMAAGTGLGVWLFSNQTDYTGVFPKHFPALGDIAFAGGFVIAGVLYLLLRLVPGLGPVTGSGKGVPAAAPEPAEA, from the coding sequence ATGACCGCCGCCCCCACAGAGATATCCGAGTACGGCGACCACGTACTCGCCGTCGAACCCACCGGTGCAGAACCAGTACCCGAGGACGCCAGACACGGTCGGCCCCTCGGACTTCTCTGGACCTGGACCTCCCCCAACATGGAGTTCGCCACCGTCTTCGTCGGCGTCCTGGCCGTCGGCGTCTTCGGTCTCGGCTTCTGGCAGGCCGTGCTGGCCATCGTGCTCGGCACCGGCCTCGGCGCCGTCGCCCACGGCTTCCTGGGCCTCAGCGGCCCCCGCCACGGCGTGCCGCAGATGGTCGCGGGTCGCAGTGCCTTCGGCTACTGGGGCAACGCCCTGCCGGCCGGGCTGAACGCCCTCACCGCGGGCATCGGCTGGTTCGCCGTCAACAGCGTCAGCGCGGCGTACGCGCTGAACACGCTGCTCGGCTGGCCCGCGCTGCTGTGCCTGTTCATCGTGGTGGTGCTGCAGGTCGGCATCGCCTACTTCGGCCACAACTTCATCCAGAGCGCCGAGAAGTACACCTTCCCCCTGCTGACCGTGGTCTTCCTGATCGCCGCCGGGGTCATCCTGAGCAAGTCGGACGTCTCCGCGGCGACCGGCGCGCACGCCTTCCCCGGCGCGTTCCTGCTGACCGCCGGCGCGACCTTCGGCTACGCGGCCGGATGGACGCCGTACGGCTCCGACTACACCCGCTACCTGCCGAAGTCCGCGCCCAAGTGGGCGGTCGGGCTGTGGCCGGCTCTGGGCGTCTTCCTCTCCTGCGTGCTGCTGGAGGTCGTCGGCGCGGCGTCGGCGACGATCGCCGCACCGTCCACGCTCTCCCCCACCGCCGCCTTCACCCACGCCCTGCCGACCTGGCTCGCGGACCTCACCCTGCTGGCCATCGCGGTCGGCGGCATCGCCGCCAACGCCCTCAACATCTACTCGGGCTCGCTGTCCTTCGTCGCCATGGGCATCAAGCTCCCGGCGGCGGTACGGCGGGCGACGGTCGCGCTGGTCTTCGGCCTGGCGGGCACCCTGGTCGCCTGGTCGGGCCTGCACGACTCGGGCACGAAGTACGAGAACTTCCTGCTGGTCATCACCTACTGGATCGGCCCCTGGCTGGCCATCGTCTTCACCGACCGGGTGCTGCGGCGCGGGCAGTCGGACGAGGAGATCGCCTCGGTCCTGGGCGACAAGGCCTTCAGCAACTGGGCTGCGCCCATCGCGATGGCGGCCGGCACCGGGCTCGGCGTCTGGCTCTTCTCCAACCAGACCGACTACACGGGCGTCTTCCCCAAGCACTTCCCCGCGCTGGGCGATATCGCCTTCGCCGGAGGGTTCGTGATTGCGGGCGTGCTGTACCTGCTCCTCCGACTGGTCCCCGGACTCGGCCCCGTGACCGGCTCGGGCAAGGGTGTCCCGGCAGCAGCACCGGAGCCCGCGGAAGCCTGA
- a CDS encoding PucR family transcriptional regulator: protein MAALTLREILSFDVLGEAAPEILCGGKGLDRPVRWVHSSEIYEIGPLLSGGELLLTTGLGLAGADAGARRHYVRELAERGVAGIAVELGRTLMEMPYELVDESRRRGLPLVALRAVVPFIRIAEAANTAIVTQSLTDRPHPAHDRDGRVAALLAELAEGTALSQRDVLARARALDFAVDRTHRLVAAAATGPGASAVLDRAAELLGGRLLRAAVPDGTVAALLSIPPRVNGAVDAVRAAQGAVVAAAGEAAGGVALTVALGPAAPGEAAWSRWGESLREARTTLALALSVPVAEPHCCEGALVTSSRALALERQLVGDGLTPASRDRLAHLVTRALGPLLEWEAAHPSDLVRTLEVHLRNGCSPTRTAALLHVGRQSLYQRLERIESLLGLPVGEADVHAELLLACCAHRLLRAGD, encoded by the coding sequence TTGGCCGCACTCACGCTCCGCGAGATCCTCTCCTTCGACGTCCTCGGCGAGGCCGCGCCCGAGATCCTGTGCGGCGGCAAGGGCCTGGACCGGCCGGTGCGCTGGGTGCACTCCAGCGAGATCTACGAGATCGGCCCGCTGCTCTCGGGCGGGGAACTGCTGCTCACCACAGGTCTCGGCCTGGCCGGGGCGGACGCCGGCGCACGCCGCCACTACGTCCGCGAGCTCGCGGAGCGCGGGGTCGCCGGGATCGCCGTCGAGCTGGGCCGCACGCTCATGGAGATGCCGTACGAGCTGGTGGACGAGAGCCGCAGGCGCGGCCTGCCGCTGGTCGCGCTGCGGGCCGTGGTGCCCTTCATCCGCATCGCGGAGGCCGCCAACACCGCCATCGTCACCCAGTCGCTGACGGACCGTCCGCACCCCGCGCACGACCGGGACGGGCGGGTGGCCGCCCTGCTGGCGGAGCTCGCCGAGGGCACGGCACTGAGCCAGCGCGATGTGCTGGCCCGGGCCAGGGCCCTGGACTTCGCCGTGGACCGGACCCACCGGCTCGTCGCCGCCGCAGCGACCGGACCGGGCGCGAGCGCGGTGTTGGACCGCGCCGCCGAGCTGCTGGGCGGACGGCTGCTGCGGGCGGCGGTGCCGGACGGGACGGTTGCGGCGCTGCTGAGCATCCCGCCGCGGGTGAACGGCGCCGTGGACGCCGTCCGCGCGGCGCAGGGCGCGGTCGTCGCCGCAGCCGGCGAGGCCGCCGGAGGGGTGGCGCTCACGGTCGCGCTGGGGCCCGCGGCCCCGGGGGAGGCGGCGTGGAGCCGCTGGGGAGAGTCGCTGCGCGAAGCGCGCACCACGCTGGCGCTGGCGCTGAGCGTGCCGGTCGCCGAGCCGCACTGCTGCGAGGGCGCGCTGGTCACCTCGTCCCGGGCGCTGGCCCTGGAACGCCAGCTGGTCGGCGACGGGCTCACCCCGGCCTCGCGCGACCGGCTGGCCCACCTGGTCACCCGCGCCCTGGGCCCGCTGCTGGAATGGGAGGCCGCCCACCCCAGCGACCTGGTCCGCACCCTGGAGGTACACCTCCGCAACGGCTGCAGCCCAACCCGCACGGCAGCGCTGCTGCACGTCGGGCGCCAGTCCCTCTACCAGCGGCTTGAGCGGATCGAGTCCCTGCTGGGGCTCCCGGTGGGGGAGGCCGACGTCCATGCGGAACTGCTGCTCGCGTGCTGCGCGCACAGGCTGCTCCGGGCGGGGGACTGA
- a CDS encoding nucleoside deaminase, which translates to MTDTSHLLAVAVEEARAGLAEGGIPIGAALFGPDGELLGRGHNRRVQDGDPSMHAETAAFRNAGRLRGYGRTTMVTTLSPCWYCSGLVRQFGIGRVVVGEAETFHGGHDWLAEHGVEVVLLDDPECTKLMRDFIAARPELWFEDIGE; encoded by the coding sequence ATGACAGACACCTCACATCTGCTGGCGGTCGCCGTCGAGGAGGCCAGGGCGGGCCTCGCCGAGGGCGGCATCCCGATCGGCGCCGCGCTTTTCGGCCCGGACGGCGAGCTGCTGGGCCGCGGGCACAACCGCCGGGTGCAGGACGGCGACCCGTCGATGCACGCGGAGACCGCGGCGTTCCGCAACGCGGGACGGCTGCGCGGCTACGGCCGGACCACGATGGTGACCACGCTGTCGCCGTGCTGGTACTGCTCGGGCCTGGTCCGGCAGTTCGGCATCGGCCGGGTCGTCGTCGGCGAGGCCGAGACCTTCCACGGCGGCCACGACTGGCTGGCCGAGCACGGTGTCGAGGTCGTGCTGCTGGACGACCCGGAGTGCACGAAACTGATGCGCGACTTCATCGCGGCCAGGCCCGAGCTGTGGTTCGAGGACATCGGCGAATGA
- a CDS encoding 2-oxoglutarate and iron-dependent oxygenase domain-containing protein, with protein MSPRIPVIDLAPWLSGDPDARARTAAAVDAALSQAGFLLITGHGVSREQREGVREAARAFFALPTEVKERYGVNVGGRGWLAKGAEANGYSEGTETPPDLKESWTVGADQPSGDAEIDDFWFQPNRWPEAEAPALQKTVEEYMTTMRAVADEVLRLLGAALGQQTTFFTDHTAHPTYTLNINWYPGTGVVGEPQPGQFRIGPHTDFGTVTLLDRQQGKGGLQVYIDPADGGIGWEDAPYDPDALTVNIGDLMARWTGDRWKSGRHQVLPPSPEAPEEDLMSLVYFYECDPHTTVAPVGGPVAYEPVDSSAYLKAKLEAISVG; from the coding sequence ATGTCTCCCCGTATCCCCGTGATCGACCTCGCCCCCTGGCTGTCCGGCGACCCCGACGCGCGCGCCCGCACCGCTGCCGCCGTGGACGCGGCGCTGAGCCAGGCCGGCTTTCTGCTGATCACCGGCCACGGCGTGAGCCGCGAGCAGCGCGAGGGCGTGCGCGAGGCCGCGCGGGCGTTCTTCGCGCTGCCGACGGAGGTCAAGGAGCGGTACGGGGTGAACGTCGGCGGCCGGGGCTGGCTGGCGAAGGGCGCCGAGGCCAACGGCTACTCGGAGGGCACCGAGACCCCGCCGGACCTCAAGGAGTCCTGGACGGTGGGCGCCGACCAGCCCTCCGGCGACGCCGAGATCGACGACTTCTGGTTCCAGCCGAACCGCTGGCCGGAGGCCGAGGCCCCGGCGCTGCAGAAGACCGTCGAGGAGTACATGACGACCATGCGCGCGGTCGCCGACGAGGTGCTGCGGCTGCTCGGCGCGGCCCTGGGGCAGCAGACCACGTTCTTCACCGACCACACCGCGCACCCCACCTACACCCTGAACATCAACTGGTATCCGGGCACCGGCGTCGTCGGCGAGCCGCAGCCCGGCCAGTTCCGGATCGGCCCGCACACCGACTTCGGCACGGTGACGCTGCTGGACCGGCAGCAGGGCAAGGGAGGCCTGCAGGTCTACATCGACCCGGCCGACGGCGGCATCGGCTGGGAGGACGCCCCGTACGACCCGGACGCGCTGACGGTGAACATCGGCGACCTGATGGCGCGCTGGACCGGCGACCGCTGGAAGTCCGGCCGCCACCAGGTGCTGCCGCCGTCGCCGGAGGCCCCGGAGGAGGACCTGATGTCGCTGGTCTACTTCTACGAGTGCGACCCGCACACCACGGTGGCCCCGGTCGGGGGGCCGGTGGCGTACGAGCCGGTGGACTCCTCCGCCTACCTCAAGGCCAAGCTGGAGGCCATCAGCGTCGGCTGA
- a CDS encoding DUF3027 domain-containing protein, which produces MSAATTRSRTPDRLCAEAVDFARAAAVEAAGEAAVGEHLGVEVDGERVVTHYFATNEWAYRGWRWAVTVTRASRSKQVTLDETVLLPGAEALIAPQWVPWSERLRPGDMGPGDLLPTDEDDLRLEPGWSGEDEPAPNSALADAAAAEAAVAADMELATPTERGSIASVALELGLGRARVLSRLGLHLAADRWEKQYGAHTPMAQAAPANCNSCGFLIPVAGTLSQTFGICANEFGPADGHVVALDFGCGGHSEAAVMPAPPQPPPPVLDEFSVESFPLHPDPHGGSVVADDPGEELGHS; this is translated from the coding sequence ATGAGTGCTGCGACGACGCGAAGCCGTACCCCCGACCGGCTCTGTGCGGAAGCCGTTGACTTCGCCCGGGCCGCCGCCGTGGAGGCGGCCGGCGAGGCCGCCGTCGGCGAGCACCTGGGCGTGGAGGTCGACGGCGAGCGCGTCGTTACGCACTACTTCGCGACCAACGAGTGGGCCTACCGGGGCTGGCGCTGGGCCGTCACGGTGACCCGCGCCTCCCGCAGCAAGCAGGTCACGCTTGACGAAACGGTGCTGCTGCCCGGCGCCGAGGCGCTGATCGCGCCGCAGTGGGTGCCCTGGAGCGAGCGGCTGCGCCCGGGCGACATGGGCCCCGGCGACCTGCTGCCGACCGACGAGGACGACCTGCGGCTGGAGCCCGGCTGGTCCGGCGAGGACGAGCCGGCGCCCAACTCGGCCCTGGCCGACGCGGCCGCCGCGGAGGCGGCCGTCGCCGCCGACATGGAACTGGCGACGCCCACCGAGCGCGGCTCCATCGCCTCGGTCGCCCTGGAGCTGGGCCTCGGCCGGGCCCGGGTGCTGTCCCGGCTCGGACTGCACCTGGCCGCGGACCGCTGGGAGAAGCAGTACGGCGCCCACACGCCGATGGCCCAGGCCGCCCCGGCGAACTGCAACTCCTGCGGCTTCCTGATCCCGGTCGCCGGGACGCTCAGCCAGACCTTCGGCATCTGCGCCAATGAGTTCGGCCCGGCCGACGGCCATGTGGTGGCCCTGGACTTCGGCTGCGGCGGCCACTCCGAGGCGGCCGTGATGCCCGCCCCGCCGCAGCCCCCGCCGCCGGTGCTGGACGAGTTCAGCGTCGAGTCCTTCCCGCTGCACCCGGACCCGCACGGCGGGTCGGTCGTCGCCGACGACCCGGGCGAGGAGCTCGGACACAGCTGA
- a CDS encoding MFS transporter, translating to MHGTGRRIRRATSAEGAGESGLAKLIELHAVNSAGDMMITVALASTIFFSVPTGEARGRVALYLLITMAPFVLLAPVIGPLLDRLPSGRRSAMALSMLARAAIAWMMTSSIAGGGLTVYPEALGVLVASKAYGVVRSVVVPRLVPERVTLVKANSRVTLAGLLATGVAGAIGGGLHLIGPTWPLRGAFLVYLGGAFLAFSLPHQVDLAKGEARALLHGAAPERVSLRKDEPVDATPATGATGATGPETAPGTGTEGPPHGASTAPAARVGLRTVGPAVVLALSAEGTLRGLSGFLTFFLAFLLREHPLAGLHPTAALGIAAGALGIGNALGTALGSWLRSRAPEILVTLMLTFAAGAALAAALAYSMLTVTVLAGTAGIAQSLGKVALDALIQRDVPERVRTSAFARSETLMQLTWVAGGGLGIVLPLVGPVGMGTAAGILLLSLAFTLRGLIRLPGRVARPHLA from the coding sequence GTGCACGGAACCGGTCGGCGCATCCGCCGGGCCACCTCCGCCGAGGGCGCCGGCGAGTCCGGACTGGCCAAGCTGATCGAGCTGCACGCGGTCAACTCGGCCGGCGATATGATGATCACCGTCGCGCTGGCCTCCACCATCTTCTTCTCCGTGCCCACCGGCGAGGCCCGCGGCCGGGTCGCGCTCTACCTGCTGATCACCATGGCGCCCTTCGTGCTGCTGGCCCCGGTGATCGGTCCGCTGCTGGACCGGCTGCCCAGCGGGCGGCGCAGCGCGATGGCGCTGTCGATGCTGGCCCGGGCCGCCATCGCCTGGATGATGACCAGCTCCATCGCGGGCGGCGGCCTCACCGTCTACCCGGAGGCCCTGGGCGTGCTGGTCGCGTCCAAGGCGTACGGGGTGGTCCGCAGCGTGGTGGTGCCGAGGCTGGTGCCGGAGCGGGTGACGCTGGTGAAGGCCAACTCGCGGGTCACCCTCGCCGGGCTGCTGGCCACCGGCGTGGCCGGCGCGATCGGCGGCGGGCTGCACCTGATCGGCCCCACCTGGCCGCTGCGCGGGGCCTTCCTGGTGTACCTGGGCGGGGCCTTCCTGGCGTTCTCGCTGCCGCACCAGGTGGACCTGGCCAAGGGCGAGGCGCGGGCACTGCTGCACGGTGCCGCGCCGGAGCGGGTGTCACTGCGCAAGGACGAACCGGTGGACGCCACCCCGGCCACCGGAGCGACCGGAGCCACCGGACCGGAGACGGCACCCGGAACAGGGACGGAGGGGCCGCCGCACGGGGCGTCCACAGCGCCGGCCGCCCGGGTCGGGCTGCGCACCGTCGGTCCCGCCGTGGTCCTCGCCCTGAGCGCCGAGGGCACCCTGCGCGGGCTCTCCGGCTTCCTCACCTTCTTCCTCGCCTTCCTGCTCCGCGAGCACCCGCTGGCGGGCCTGCACCCCACCGCGGCCCTGGGCATCGCCGCGGGGGCGCTGGGCATCGGCAACGCGCTGGGGACGGCGCTCGGCTCCTGGCTGCGCTCCCGCGCGCCTGAGATCCTCGTCACGCTGATGCTCACCTTCGCCGCCGGCGCCGCGCTGGCCGCGGCGCTGGCGTACAGCATGCTGACGGTGACCGTGCTGGCCGGCACCGCCGGGATCGCCCAGTCGCTGGGCAAGGTCGCCCTGGACGCGCTGATCCAGCGCGACGTCCCGGAACGGGTCAGGACCTCCGCCTTCGCCCGCTCCGAGACATTGATGCAGCTCACCTGGGTGGCCGGCGGCGGCCTCGGCATCGTCCTGCCGCTGGTGGGCCCGGTCGGCATGGGCACCGCCGCCGGCATCCTGCTGCTCTCCCTCGCCTTCACCCTCCGCGGCCTGATCCGCCTCCCCGGCCGAGTCGCCCGCCCCCACCTGGCGTAA
- a CDS encoding futalosine hydrolase: MSLPLPRLLVVTAVAPEAAAVLRGVQSAIPHSEPVPHPLPGGYAMERCGPVDVLAAGVGPAAAAAGTATALTLAGYDLGSYDLVLSAGIAGGFAPLAPLGCAVVAEAIVAADLGAETPDGFATVTELGFGRVRHETAHAAPVAAALRAAGLPTAVGPVLTVSTVTGSAARAAELTGRHPGAVAEAMEGFGVAEAAAAHGVPVLELRTVSNAVGPRDRAAWRIGEAFAALERAFALLPYSRLGREG; this comes from the coding sequence GTGAGTCTCCCCCTCCCCCGCCTGCTCGTCGTCACCGCCGTCGCCCCCGAGGCGGCGGCGGTGCTGCGCGGCGTCCAGAGCGCGATTCCGCACAGTGAACCCGTGCCGCACCCCCTCCCCGGCGGCTACGCCATGGAGCGCTGCGGCCCGGTGGACGTGCTCGCGGCCGGGGTCGGACCCGCCGCAGCCGCTGCCGGAACGGCCACCGCACTCACTCTCGCCGGCTACGACCTAGGCAGCTACGACCTGGTGCTCTCGGCCGGGATCGCCGGGGGCTTCGCCCCGCTCGCGCCGCTGGGCTGCGCCGTGGTCGCCGAGGCGATCGTCGCGGCCGACCTGGGCGCGGAGACCCCCGACGGCTTCGCCACCGTCACCGAGCTGGGCTTCGGCCGGGTACGGCACGAGACCGCGCATGCGGCGCCGGTCGCCGCCGCGCTGCGGGCCGCGGGGCTGCCGACCGCCGTCGGCCCGGTGCTGACCGTCTCCACGGTCACCGGCAGCGCCGCCCGCGCCGCCGAGCTGACGGGCCGCCACCCCGGGGCCGTGGCCGAGGCCATGGAGGGCTTCGGCGTCGCCGAGGCCGCCGCCGCCCACGGCGTCCCGGTGCTGGAGCTGCGCACCGTCTCCAACGCCGTCGGCCCCCGCGACCGCGCCGCCTGGCGGATCGGCGAGGCCTTCGCGGCCTTGGAGCGGGCCTTCGCCCTGCTGCCCTACAGCCGACTCGGCCGCGAGGGTTAA
- a CDS encoding 1,4-dihydroxy-6-naphthoate synthase: MTAATLSTAYSPCPNDTFVFHALAHGLVPAPFAPEVTFADIDITNGLAERGELDLLKISFAALPWVLDEYALLPCGGALGRGCGPLVLTGPEASAHPSPDHHPLPKRFAPSSAADLAGRTVAVPSERSTAYLLFRLWAAEAVPGGLGEIVVLPFHEIMPAVRDGKVDAGLVIHEARFTYQQYGLRSLADMGEAWEAATGLPIPLGAIIARRSLGAERLAELAAAIRASVEYAWARPGASREYVLAHSQEMDPAVADQHIALYVNEFTADLGEAGYAAVRGLLDRAAAAGLVPAVAPEALAFPGATRHR; encoded by the coding sequence ATGACCGCCGCGACCCTCTCCACCGCGTACTCGCCCTGCCCCAATGACACCTTCGTCTTCCACGCCCTGGCCCACGGCCTGGTCCCGGCGCCGTTCGCGCCCGAGGTGACCTTCGCCGACATCGACATCACCAACGGCCTGGCGGAGCGCGGCGAGCTGGACCTGCTGAAGATCTCCTTCGCCGCGCTGCCCTGGGTGCTGGACGAGTACGCCCTGCTGCCCTGCGGCGGCGCGCTGGGGCGCGGCTGCGGACCGCTGGTGCTGACCGGCCCGGAGGCGTCGGCCCACCCGTCGCCCGACCACCACCCCCTTCCGAAGCGCTTCGCGCCCTCTTCTGCCGCCGACCTCGCCGGGAGGACCGTCGCCGTCCCCAGCGAGCGCTCCACCGCGTACCTGCTGTTCCGGCTGTGGGCGGCCGAGGCGGTCCCCGGCGGTCTGGGCGAGATCGTCGTCCTGCCGTTCCACGAGATCATGCCGGCGGTGCGCGACGGCAAGGTGGACGCGGGCCTGGTGATCCACGAGGCCCGGTTCACCTACCAGCAGTACGGGCTGCGCTCACTGGCCGACATGGGCGAGGCATGGGAGGCCGCGACCGGCCTGCCGATCCCGCTGGGCGCGATCATCGCCCGCCGCTCGCTCGGCGCCGAGCGGCTCGCCGAGCTCGCCGCGGCGATCCGGGCCAGCGTGGAGTACGCCTGGGCGCGGCCCGGGGCCAGCCGGGAGTACGTGCTGGCGCACTCCCAGGAGATGGATCCGGCCGTGGCCGACCAGCACATCGCCCTCTATGTCAACGAGTTCACCGCCGACCTCGGCGAGGCCGGCTATGCCGCCGTGCGCGGTCTGCTGGACCGGGCCGCCGCAGCCGGCCTGGTCCCGGCGGTCGCGCCGGAGGCTCTCGCCTTTCCCGGCGCGACGCGGCATCGGTGA
- a CDS encoding cold-shock protein produces MPTGKVKWFNTEKGFGFLSSDDGGDVFVHSKALPSGVEALKPGQRVEFEIIAGHRGDQAQKVTVLDDLPSLAAANRRKPDDLAPIVQDLTTLLERILPGLQRGRYPEKQAGHQVATLLRAVADQLDV; encoded by the coding sequence ATGCCCACGGGCAAGGTCAAGTGGTTCAACACCGAGAAAGGCTTCGGCTTTCTCTCCAGCGACGACGGCGGCGACGTCTTTGTGCACTCCAAGGCGCTGCCCAGTGGGGTCGAGGCGCTCAAGCCGGGGCAGCGGGTCGAGTTCGAGATCATCGCGGGTCACCGCGGTGATCAGGCCCAGAAGGTGACGGTGCTGGACGACCTGCCCTCCCTCGCGGCCGCCAACCGGCGCAAGCCCGACGACCTCGCGCCCATCGTGCAGGACCTCACCACCCTGCTCGAACGCATCCTCCCGGGTCTGCAGCGCGGGCGTTACCCCGAGAAGCAGGCGGGCCACCAGGTGGCGACCCTGCTGCGCGCGGTCGCCGACCAGTTGGACGTCTGA
- a CDS encoding HAD hydrolase-like protein gives MTGRTALTVGFDLDMTLIDSRPGIKAVYDLLAAETGTAIDSDLVVTRLGPPVEQELVNWFPAEAVPAVADRYRALYAEHGVDDCLALPGAYQALAAVRAHGGRSLVVTGKHGPNAKLNLDALGLAPDGLYGSVFGAGKGTVLREEGASVYVGDHLGDVIGARAADALAVAVATGPYSERELAEAGADVVLADLTGFPAWLDSYLRA, from the coding sequence ATGACTGGACGTACGGCTCTCACCGTCGGCTTCGACCTCGACATGACCCTGATCGACTCCCGGCCGGGCATCAAGGCGGTCTACGACCTGCTGGCCGCCGAGACCGGCACCGCGATCGACAGCGATCTCGTGGTCACCCGGCTCGGCCCGCCGGTCGAGCAGGAGCTCGTCAACTGGTTCCCCGCCGAGGCGGTCCCCGCTGTGGCCGACCGGTACCGCGCGCTCTACGCGGAGCACGGGGTCGACGACTGCCTGGCCCTGCCGGGGGCGTACCAGGCGCTCGCGGCGGTCCGCGCCCACGGCGGCCGGTCCCTGGTGGTCACCGGCAAGCACGGGCCGAACGCCAAGCTCAACCTGGACGCGCTCGGCCTGGCCCCGGACGGGCTGTACGGCTCGGTCTTCGGAGCGGGCAAGGGCACGGTGCTGCGCGAGGAGGGCGCCTCGGTGTACGTCGGCGACCATCTCGGCGACGTCATCGGTGCGCGGGCGGCGGACGCCCTCGCGGTCGCCGTCGCCACCGGCCCCTACAGCGAGCGGGAACTGGCCGAGGCGGGCGCGGACGTCGTCCTCGCGGACCTCACCGGCTTCCCGGCGTGGCTGGATTCCTACCTTCGCGCCTAG
- a CDS encoding iron-siderophore ABC transporter substrate-binding protein, which produces MPRQIPRRSLLVGLGLGLMGAGPLTGCSGSGGSGSTSGTGTRSVQTATGTVEVPAAPQRVVVLDTAELDSALTLGVTPVGASRAAADASLPGYWGSARLDEIASTGTIGAPDLDAITKLAPDLILSNRTRDGSSYESLSAIAPTVLTETTGYPWKQNFRTHADALDQQASVTLVTNAYAQHVSQVIQSLGGSGATRKQQISLVRFVQDEEPRLYATQNFLGTVLADLGLGRPTSQSGAVFDTTLTDRAQLSGLDGTAICYATYGDAAKAGTATMVGSKPWLALGAVAAHRTFSVDDELWFQGIGYTGANLVLSQLQRFLRT; this is translated from the coding sequence ATGCCCCGTCAGATTCCGCGCCGCAGCCTGCTCGTCGGCCTGGGGCTGGGGCTGATGGGCGCCGGCCCCCTCACCGGGTGCAGCGGCAGCGGCGGCTCGGGCAGCACGTCCGGCACGGGGACCCGCTCGGTGCAGACCGCCACCGGAACCGTCGAGGTCCCGGCCGCCCCGCAACGCGTCGTGGTCCTGGACACCGCCGAGCTGGACTCGGCGCTCACCCTGGGGGTCACCCCGGTCGGCGCCTCCCGGGCCGCCGCCGACGCCTCGCTCCCCGGCTACTGGGGCAGCGCCCGGCTCGACGAGATCGCCTCCACCGGCACCATCGGCGCCCCCGACCTGGACGCCATCACCAAGCTCGCCCCCGACCTGATCCTCTCCAACCGGACCAGGGACGGCTCCAGCTACGAGAGCCTGTCCGCGATCGCCCCGACCGTGCTCACCGAGACCACCGGCTACCCCTGGAAGCAGAACTTCCGCACCCACGCCGACGCCCTCGACCAGCAGGCCTCGGTCACCCTGGTCACCAACGCCTACGCCCAGCACGTCTCCCAGGTGATCCAGTCCCTGGGCGGCTCGGGCGCCACCCGCAAGCAGCAGATCAGCCTGGTGCGCTTCGTGCAGGACGAGGAGCCGCGGCTCTACGCGACCCAGAACTTCCTCGGCACCGTCCTCGCCGACCTCGGCCTCGGCCGGCCGACCTCGCAGTCAGGCGCGGTGTTCGACACCACCCTCACCGACCGGGCGCAGCTCAGCGGCCTGGACGGCACCGCGATCTGCTACGCCACCTACGGGGACGCCGCCAAGGCCGGCACCGCCACCATGGTGGGCAGCAAGCCCTGGCTGGCCCTGGGAGCCGTCGCCGCGCACCGGACCTTCTCGGTGGACGACGAGCTCTGGTTCCAGGGCATCGGCTACACCGGAGCCAACTTGGTGCTCTCCCAACTCCAACGCTTCCTCAGAACCTGA